A region of Maridesulfovibrio sp. DNA encodes the following proteins:
- a CDS encoding exopolyphosphatase translates to MRLLTRSDFDGLACAVLLKEIGIMDNWMFVHPKDVQDGRYPGDPNDIVANVPYIEGCGYWFDHHSSEEERLTMDLDYKGMSKQAKSAARVIWEYFGGHNKFGDKFDEMLHYVDKVDSGDLTAEEIADPKGWIMLGFIMDPRTGLGRYRHFNVSNYQLMEHLIDYCRELPISEILALPDVKERVDLYFERDKQFREMLQQRTEMFANVAILDLREQEEIYPGNRFTLYSMYPECNISIQIIWGKMKQNTVFSVGHSILNRTSKIDVGSVMLKFGGGGHKQVGTCQVPHDEADAALGQMVAMFMDKK, encoded by the coding sequence ATGCGGCTTTTGACACGATCAGACTTTGACGGCCTTGCCTGTGCAGTACTGCTTAAGGAAATAGGAATTATGGACAACTGGATGTTTGTCCACCCTAAAGACGTACAGGACGGACGATATCCCGGCGACCCCAATGATATTGTTGCCAACGTTCCTTATATTGAAGGGTGCGGATACTGGTTCGACCACCATTCCAGCGAAGAGGAACGCCTCACCATGGATCTGGACTACAAAGGAATGTCCAAGCAAGCCAAAAGTGCGGCCCGCGTTATCTGGGAATACTTCGGAGGCCACAATAAATTCGGCGACAAATTCGATGAGATGCTCCACTACGTGGACAAAGTGGACAGCGGAGACCTTACAGCCGAAGAAATCGCGGACCCTAAGGGCTGGATTATGCTCGGCTTCATTATGGACCCGCGCACTGGGCTAGGCAGGTACAGGCATTTCAATGTCAGTAACTACCAGTTGATGGAACACCTCATCGATTACTGCCGCGAGTTGCCCATTAGCGAGATTCTTGCCCTTCCGGATGTCAAAGAGCGCGTGGACCTCTACTTTGAACGGGATAAACAATTCCGCGAGATGCTGCAGCAACGAACTGAAATGTTCGCCAACGTGGCAATTCTTGACCTGCGCGAACAGGAAGAAATCTATCCCGGTAACAGATTCACCCTCTACTCCATGTATCCGGAATGCAACATCAGCATCCAGATTATCTGGGGTAAAATGAAGCAGAACACCGTTTTTTCAGTAGGACACAGCATCCTCAACCGCACCAGCAAGATCGACGTGGGCAGTGTAATGCTCAAATTCGGCGGTGGCGGACACAAGCAGGTCGGAACCTGTCAGGTCCCCCATGATGAAGCTGACGCAGCTCTCGGGCAGATGGTAGCCATGTTCATGGACAAAAAATAA
- a CDS encoding universal stress protein encodes MIFKKILIPVDDSKHSESAVRYGASLAKMSGGKIIILHCHRPVPTGLGEPNFQKAIDNATRESYAIIEKKSALLKDEGVDYEEKIIGGSTAKSIKTIAETEGCDLIVIGSKGKSDLEGLVVGSVTHKVLHIASCPVLVIK; translated from the coding sequence ATGATCTTCAAAAAAATACTGATTCCCGTTGACGACTCCAAACACTCTGAAAGCGCTGTCCGCTATGGAGCGTCTCTGGCAAAAATGTCGGGAGGAAAAATCATTATCCTCCACTGTCACCGCCCTGTTCCTACCGGTCTTGGCGAACCGAACTTTCAAAAAGCTATTGATAACGCCACCCGTGAGTCCTATGCGATTATAGAAAAAAAATCCGCCCTGCTGAAAGACGAGGGAGTTGATTACGAAGAAAAAATCATCGGCGGCTCTACAGCGAAATCAATCAAAACCATTGCTGAGACTGAAGGTTGCGACCTGATTGTCATAGGCTCCAAAGGCAAATCAGACCTTGAAGGACTGGTTGTGGGCAGCGTTACACATAAGGTCCTGCACATTGCCTCATGCCCGGTTCTGGTCATCAAATAA
- a CDS encoding TetR/AcrR family transcriptional regulator has product MSKKDTVLKAAKELFGELGYSGTTFKKIADRAGVAVGLLSHHYGNKEKLFRAAGFDVAERLTLALQDEVVQADNGFDAVYRFARRYLEFSVDPDEDFLVLIRCSPYSDLKTGEDRDAMVHKFVQIPVLLENCVARGVRDGSIPALPVSETASVVLCNLVGAVRTNLLTPYSPPSLYDEILKFISRALKAA; this is encoded by the coding sequence ATGAGCAAAAAGGATACAGTTTTAAAGGCGGCCAAGGAGCTTTTCGGTGAGCTGGGGTACAGCGGTACTACTTTCAAGAAGATCGCGGACCGTGCCGGGGTTGCTGTAGGGCTTCTTTCCCACCATTACGGGAACAAGGAAAAACTTTTCCGTGCGGCCGGTTTTGACGTGGCAGAACGGTTGACTCTCGCCTTGCAGGATGAAGTTGTGCAGGCAGATAACGGTTTTGATGCTGTGTACAGGTTTGCTCGCCGATATCTTGAATTTTCCGTTGATCCTGATGAAGACTTTCTGGTGCTGATCAGGTGTTCACCATACAGCGATCTGAAGACCGGGGAAGACAGGGATGCCATGGTTCATAAGTTTGTCCAGATTCCCGTGCTGCTGGAAAATTGTGTAGCCCGTGGAGTGCGTGACGGTTCCATCCCCGCCCTGCCTGTTTCTGAAACAGCTTCCGTTGTCCTTTGCAACCTTGTCGGTGCTGTCAGGACCAATCTTCTTACACCGTACAGCCCTCCCAGTCTTTACGATGAAATTTTGAAATTTATCAGCAGGGCTTTGAAAGCTGCATAG
- a CDS encoding TIGR01777 family oxidoreductase, whose protein sequence is MRVVITGGTGFIGKRLSSELVAKGYQVVCLTRSSRPSDISGVRNVVWDGQSSAGWVDHADGAAAIINLAGENIASGRWSAAKQKSILASRVDAGRAVSEAVAKAKVKPQVFVQGSAIGYYGNCGPEPVNEGAPKGDLFLSGVVEEWEASTDPVEGYGVRRVIIRTAMVLGSGGALAKMLAPFKAGFGSYLGHGHQGVSWIHLEDEVRAIIYLIENEKCSGVFNLSSIHPLTFNKFADTLGKVLGKKVRLRAPAFILKLALGRMAEEVLLGGQFVLPEKLVSAGFKFNFPEAEEALRDIIKEK, encoded by the coding sequence ATGCGCGTAGTTATTACCGGGGGAACCGGATTTATCGGGAAAAGATTGAGTTCTGAACTGGTTGCAAAAGGTTATCAGGTTGTTTGTCTGACCCGCTCCAGCCGGCCTTCAGATATTTCCGGGGTGCGTAATGTTGTCTGGGATGGACAGAGTTCCGCCGGTTGGGTGGATCACGCCGACGGTGCTGCAGCCATAATCAACCTCGCCGGGGAAAATATAGCTTCCGGTCGTTGGAGTGCAGCAAAGCAGAAATCTATTCTTGCCAGCCGGGTTGATGCAGGTCGGGCAGTCTCCGAGGCAGTGGCTAAGGCGAAGGTGAAGCCGCAAGTGTTTGTTCAGGGTTCAGCTATCGGATATTACGGTAACTGCGGACCTGAACCTGTTAACGAAGGAGCGCCTAAAGGAGATTTGTTTCTTTCCGGTGTTGTTGAAGAATGGGAAGCGAGCACTGATCCGGTAGAGGGCTACGGCGTGCGGAGGGTGATTATCCGGACTGCAATGGTTCTGGGAAGCGGCGGAGCGCTGGCAAAGATGCTTGCTCCGTTCAAGGCAGGCTTTGGAAGTTATCTTGGACACGGTCATCAGGGTGTGTCGTGGATTCATCTTGAGGATGAGGTTCGTGCCATTATTTATCTGATTGAAAATGAAAAGTGCAGCGGAGTATTTAATCTCAGTTCCATTCATCCGCTGACGTTCAATAAATTTGCAGATACCCTTGGTAAGGTCCTTGGTAAAAAAGTTCGGTTACGCGCCCCGGCTTTTATCCTGAAGCTTGCCTTGGGCCGAATGGCTGAAGAAGTGCTTTTGGGCGGGCAGTTTGTTCTGCCCGAAAAGCTCGTTTCTGCCGGATTCAAGTTTAATTTTCCTGAAGCAGAAGAAGCTCTACGGGATATTATTAAAGAAAAATAG
- a CDS encoding esterase-like activity of phytase family protein, with amino-acid sequence MLKKLIVAGAAVVLSSGLAFASELEIEKYEIDTPLKYNVSYNGQYAAEFSNGFPIGIGSGMTYIGVGKDGTRFFYAIGDRGPNADSPKVLVDGKKVSSKVFPAPDYNPSYGALGLKDGKVTLMSTIEIKDTKGRKISGRPIPPGTVGSTGEIPLNDSYKVLPYDSEGLDTEGIAIDRKDGNLWICDEYGPFIAKMEANTGRLIKKYGPGEGLPEIVGKRQPNRGMEGIAVTPSNKVLGAVQSICDIDGNVKDSKAPFTRLVLLDPETGETKMFAYPVDVEAYKRCKDVKIGDLHAVSDTEFLIVEQGKGKDGLRNLIYLIDISEATDLTGKKTAEGKELEAVSGAGELESLGIRMATKKKIISLRDYGWKPSKAEGLALLPDMRTIAVCSDNDFGFGSKTIDPATGKDGKPVKKASSYVIDGKKMTYDGQEVATSFKLVPTGEKAGFWLIKLPKKISLY; translated from the coding sequence ATGTTAAAAAAGTTGATTGTAGCAGGTGCGGCCGTTGTGCTGAGTTCCGGCCTTGCATTTGCGTCTGAGTTAGAAATTGAAAAGTATGAAATTGATACCCCCCTGAAGTACAATGTCTCTTATAACGGACAGTATGCTGCTGAATTTTCGAATGGATTTCCCATAGGGATCGGGTCCGGCATGACCTATATCGGTGTGGGCAAGGACGGTACCCGTTTTTTCTACGCCATCGGGGACCGTGGTCCTAATGCTGACAGTCCCAAGGTTTTGGTGGACGGTAAAAAAGTATCTTCCAAGGTTTTTCCGGCCCCTGACTATAATCCTTCCTACGGTGCTCTTGGGCTTAAAGACGGTAAAGTTACTCTTATGAGTACCATTGAAATCAAGGATACCAAGGGAAGGAAAATTTCCGGCCGTCCCATTCCTCCCGGAACAGTAGGTTCTACAGGTGAGATTCCTCTGAATGATTCCTACAAGGTTCTCCCGTACGATTCGGAAGGTCTTGATACTGAAGGTATTGCTATTGATCGCAAGGATGGGAATCTCTGGATTTGTGATGAATACGGTCCGTTCATTGCCAAAATGGAAGCCAATACCGGACGTCTGATCAAAAAATACGGTCCCGGCGAAGGACTGCCTGAAATAGTGGGTAAGCGGCAGCCCAACCGAGGCATGGAAGGTATAGCCGTTACTCCTTCTAATAAGGTCCTTGGCGCAGTTCAGTCTATATGTGACATTGACGGTAATGTGAAAGATAGTAAGGCTCCTTTTACCCGCCTTGTCCTTCTTGATCCCGAAACCGGGGAGACGAAAATGTTCGCTTATCCGGTGGATGTTGAAGCCTACAAGAGGTGTAAGGATGTAAAGATAGGCGATCTTCACGCCGTGAGCGATACTGAATTTTTGATTGTTGAGCAGGGTAAAGGCAAGGATGGTCTGCGTAACCTGATTTACCTTATCGATATTAGCGAAGCTACTGATCTCACCGGCAAAAAGACTGCTGAAGGTAAAGAGCTTGAAGCTGTTTCCGGTGCTGGAGAACTTGAATCGCTTGGTATCAGAATGGCAACCAAGAAGAAAATTATCAGCCTGCGTGATTATGGCTGGAAGCCCAGCAAAGCTGAAGGGTTGGCCCTGTTGCCTGATATGCGTACAATTGCTGTCTGCTCAGATAATGATTTTGGTTTCGGTTCCAAAACTATTGATCCCGCTACAGGCAAAGATGGTAAGCCAGTCAAGAAAGCATCTAGCTACGTGATCGACGGTAAGAAAATGACATATGACGGTCAGGAAGTTGCTACTTCTTTCAAGCTGGTACCTACCGGAGAAAAAGCCGGGTTCTGGTTGATAAAATTGCCCAAGAAAATCAGTTTGTACTAA
- the rsgA gene encoding ribosome small subunit-dependent GTPase A produces MNQKHYSLNELGWKDNFKKQFDAEKSTELLPARVTMTHKGHLVVSTGESELLLKIAGKGIGSLNEQPTVGDWLLMDRETMVPVKVLERTSLLQRMAPGQEVKLQPIAANIDTLFIVSSCNNEFNLNRIERYICLALEAGVNFVLVLTKEDLTPEAQEYRKQAEHLFESMPVVTINGKDPQSVECLQKWFEPGETIALLGSSGVGKTTLLNTINGTEKEKTGSIRGGDDKGRHTTTTRSLHVMPSGALLIDVPGIRELQLHDCHAGIDRAFSEIVEAEEMCRFSDCSHEREPGCGIREALENGEITRRRLENYLKLKEEAEKNTEEIAERAKRKSGKKKQYSRKWKK; encoded by the coding sequence TTGAATCAAAAACATTACTCCCTGAATGAACTGGGCTGGAAAGATAACTTCAAAAAACAGTTTGACGCGGAAAAAAGCACAGAGCTGCTCCCGGCACGGGTTACCATGACTCACAAAGGACATCTTGTTGTTTCAACAGGAGAGTCCGAACTGCTGCTGAAAATTGCAGGAAAAGGCATAGGCAGCTTGAATGAACAGCCTACAGTAGGCGACTGGCTGCTCATGGACCGGGAAACAATGGTCCCGGTAAAAGTGCTTGAACGCACCAGCCTGCTCCAGCGCATGGCTCCCGGTCAGGAGGTCAAGCTGCAGCCCATTGCCGCCAACATCGATACTCTTTTCATTGTTTCGTCATGCAACAACGAATTCAACCTGAACCGCATTGAAAGATACATTTGTCTTGCACTTGAGGCCGGAGTGAATTTCGTACTGGTACTGACTAAAGAAGATTTGACCCCAGAAGCGCAGGAATACCGCAAACAAGCCGAGCATCTTTTTGAATCCATGCCAGTCGTAACCATCAATGGTAAGGACCCGCAAAGCGTGGAATGTCTGCAAAAATGGTTCGAACCAGGTGAGACCATCGCTTTATTGGGTTCCTCCGGAGTCGGCAAGACAACCCTGCTGAACACCATAAACGGCACGGAAAAAGAAAAGACCGGCTCCATCCGTGGAGGGGACGACAAAGGACGTCACACCACTACCACGCGTTCCCTGCACGTAATGCCGTCCGGGGCGCTGCTCATTGATGTACCGGGGATTCGAGAACTACAACTGCATGACTGCCATGCCGGTATTGATCGGGCCTTCAGTGAAATAGTGGAAGCAGAAGAGATGTGCCGTTTTTCCGATTGCAGCCACGAACGGGAACCGGGCTGTGGAATTCGCGAAGCCCTGGAAAATGGGGAGATTACCCGCCGCAGGTTGGAAAATTACCTTAAACTGAAAGAAGAAGCTGAAAAAAATACTGAAGAGATAGCGGAACGGGCCAAACGCAAGTCCGGAAAAAAGAAACAATATTCCCGCAAGTGGAAGAAATAA
- a CDS encoding serine/threonine protein kinase, which yields MSKEVRDLIQKYLPDYSSSRFGNLYTDTTEFMNIDFSDVIKLGDEHFLVSKNEMERRFGLSDPKYWVKRCKRLENGQLQILKLVFYEKFPMNIGPFKIECYRSPRKEARILDLVRGDMRFMQGYSKSDSAGNNVRVLDIIRGKRLDVWVHNIPVDHRTYFHEYFPEILEKYIGACEAIKFLHDNDEKHGDIRRDHLWVEYGTEDYRWIDFDYAFELYENPFGLDVFGLGSILIYLVGKANLTPQTLHEHGVDPAMLSSLSLGDYSVIIGNRIVNLRKIYEYIPVSLNNILMHFSSSSSVFYESVDELINDMSRILNEIRGL from the coding sequence ATGAGCAAGGAAGTCCGGGATTTGATCCAGAAATATCTGCCGGATTACAGTAGTTCAAGATTCGGAAATCTGTATACCGATACCACTGAATTCATGAATATTGATTTCAGCGATGTTATTAAGTTGGGTGATGAGCATTTCCTTGTTTCAAAGAACGAAATGGAGCGCAGGTTCGGGCTTTCCGACCCCAAGTACTGGGTGAAGAGATGTAAAAGGCTTGAAAACGGGCAGCTGCAGATTTTAAAGCTCGTTTTTTATGAAAAATTTCCCATGAACATCGGTCCCTTCAAAATTGAATGTTATCGCAGTCCCCGCAAGGAAGCCCGTATACTCGATCTGGTGCGTGGCGATATGCGTTTTATGCAGGGGTATTCCAAGAGCGATTCCGCCGGGAACAATGTCCGGGTGCTGGATATTATCCGCGGGAAGCGCCTTGATGTATGGGTTCATAATATTCCAGTTGATCACCGCACTTATTTTCATGAATATTTTCCGGAAATTTTAGAAAAGTATATAGGGGCTTGTGAAGCCATAAAATTTTTGCACGATAATGATGAGAAGCATGGAGATATCCGCCGGGATCATCTCTGGGTTGAGTATGGAACTGAGGATTACCGCTGGATAGATTTTGATTATGCGTTTGAACTTTATGAAAATCCTTTCGGGCTGGATGTTTTCGGTTTGGGAAGTATATTGATTTATCTGGTGGGCAAGGCAAACCTTACTCCCCAGACTCTGCATGAACACGGTGTTGATCCGGCTATGCTTTCCTCTCTTTCCCTAGGGGACTATTCGGTAATCATCGGAAACAGGATCGTAAATTTGCGTAAGATTTATGAGTACATTCCTGTTTCCTTAAATAATATTCTTATGCATTTTTCATCTTCAAGCTCAGTGTTTTATGAGAGTGTTGATGAATTGATAAACGATATGTCTCGGATATTAAATGAAATACGTGGCTTGTAG
- a CDS encoding universal stress protein, whose amino-acid sequence METMKMLIAFDGSDNSLKAVEYVGNIARNCSGCKIVLLYVERLPDKDRFPDDSAWEKQCAENEQNIKLKISEAAEKLVSMGVHPEEVQTEYFASCKSPFHETDICSTGRSIGMDILRIREEGGYGTIVIGRRGVSKAEEFLFGSVSTKVVQSAVGCTVWVVN is encoded by the coding sequence ATGGAAACCATGAAGATGCTGATTGCTTTTGACGGTTCTGATAACTCATTAAAGGCAGTGGAATATGTCGGTAATATTGCCCGTAACTGCTCCGGTTGTAAAATTGTTCTGCTTTATGTGGAAAGGCTGCCTGACAAGGATAGATTTCCCGATGATAGTGCATGGGAAAAGCAGTGTGCTGAGAACGAGCAGAATATTAAGCTGAAGATTTCTGAAGCTGCTGAAAAACTTGTTTCCATGGGTGTTCACCCTGAAGAGGTGCAGACGGAGTATTTTGCAAGTTGCAAGTCTCCGTTTCATGAAACAGATATTTGTTCCACCGGACGCAGTATCGGGATGGATATTCTGCGTATTCGGGAAGAGGGTGGCTACGGGACCATTGTTATCGGCAGGCGCGGAGTCAGCAAGGCAGAGGAATTCCTGTTCGGTTCGGTTTCGACCAAGGTCGTCCAGTCTGCAGTGGGATGTACTGTCTGGGTTGTGAATTAA
- a CDS encoding ABC transporter substrate binding protein: protein MKRYCILFVLVFIFVCAAVAQAKPKVLYIESYHIGYKWDQELSRGFKSVLKDEVELFNFQLDTKRLPVSEYSERADLAWRYYLDVNPDLVVLSDDNAMKLLSGRFSKTDTPVVYMGINDNPRIYSRLGNNITGVLERPLYKRTVKYLKELLNLDDGKVLILLDEGTTSEVFKEVVFKDRKSLLISGIKTDVWSCSDYSEWQKAVKNARKNGYKAIIVGLYHRLFDDGVNIDGEKVLSWTSENSPVPIFAFWEMSVGRGRAVGGMVLSGEVQGQAAGKIVLQILHGKPIGTLNPIIPTQGAFVFSRSELDRWKILLPRYIKRQARILE from the coding sequence TTGAAACGATACTGCATTCTCTTTGTGCTGGTCTTTATTTTTGTTTGTGCGGCTGTTGCGCAGGCGAAGCCGAAGGTGCTTTATATTGAGAGTTATCATATCGGTTACAAGTGGGATCAGGAACTTTCCAGAGGATTCAAGTCTGTTTTGAAAGATGAGGTTGAACTCTTTAATTTTCAGCTGGACACAAAGCGATTACCTGTTTCTGAGTATTCGGAACGTGCAGATCTGGCATGGCGGTATTATCTTGATGTAAATCCTGATCTGGTTGTTCTTTCGGATGATAATGCCATGAAATTGCTCTCCGGGCGCTTTTCGAAAACTGACACTCCGGTTGTATATATGGGGATAAATGATAACCCCCGGATTTATTCCCGGTTGGGAAACAATATTACCGGAGTTCTTGAACGTCCCCTTTATAAAAGGACTGTTAAGTATTTGAAGGAGCTGCTTAATCTTGATGACGGCAAGGTTCTTATTTTGTTGGATGAGGGAACTACTTCCGAAGTTTTCAAGGAGGTTGTCTTTAAGGATAGGAAAAGCCTGCTTATCAGTGGCATCAAAACCGATGTCTGGTCTTGCTCTGATTATAGTGAATGGCAAAAAGCAGTTAAAAATGCTCGTAAAAATGGCTATAAGGCTATCATCGTCGGTCTATATCACAGGTTATTTGATGATGGGGTCAATATTGATGGCGAAAAAGTATTGAGTTGGACTTCAGAGAATTCTCCGGTCCCCATATTTGCTTTTTGGGAAATGAGTGTCGGTAGAGGTAGGGCCGTCGGGGGAATGGTCCTGAGTGGAGAAGTGCAGGGACAGGCAGCCGGGAAAATTGTGCTGCAGATTCTTCATGGAAAACCTATCGGCACCCTAAATCCGATTATTCCGACCCAAGGGGCTTTTGTTTTCAGCAGGTCCGAGCTGGACAGATGGAAGATTCTGCTTCCGCGTTATATAAAAAGGCAGGCCCGTATCCTTGAGTAG
- a CDS encoding arsenate reductase ArsC, whose protein sequence is MTNKINVLFLCTGNSCRSQMAEGWTRHLKGDLINVYSAGIETHGLNTNAVKVMDEAGVDISGHKSQHIDELRDVQIDYVVTVCDHAHETCPFFPGGSKVVHVGFDDPPRMAREVAEQGGSNDEQLDCFRKVRDEIRSYVETLPEALTD, encoded by the coding sequence ATGACAAACAAGATAAATGTTCTTTTTTTGTGTACAGGAAATTCATGCCGCAGCCAGATGGCCGAGGGGTGGACCCGCCATCTCAAAGGTGACCTGATCAATGTATACTCCGCCGGTATTGAGACCCATGGCCTCAATACCAATGCAGTAAAGGTGATGGATGAGGCCGGGGTGGATATCTCCGGTCATAAATCACAGCACATTGATGAGCTTCGGGATGTGCAGATTGATTATGTGGTTACCGTATGTGATCATGCTCATGAAACGTGTCCCTTTTTTCCCGGTGGAAGCAAGGTCGTCCATGTCGGTTTCGATGATCCGCCGCGTATGGCTAGGGAAGTTGCAGAGCAGGGCGGTTCAAATGACGAACAACTGGATTGTTTCCGCAAAGTCAGGGATGAAATCAGGAGCTATGTGGAAACTTTGCCGGAAGCTCTGACTGATTAA
- a CDS encoding L-serine ammonia-lyase: MESLRELYRIGVGPSSSHTMGPRMAAERFLKKNTDAPRFRVTLFESLAATGKGHLTDWAVLSVLGNEKTELVWKPEDKMPEHPNGMLFEALDSSGSVVDRWKVYSVGGGAIREEGVSVSAVEKVYGLGTIAEIMAHCENKGITYWEYVEQCEGPEIWDFLREVWEVMEASLERGLEAEGVLPGSIGLRRQAKSYFRRTKLAGPDMQLTGMTTAYALAVSEENAGGGEIVTAPTCGSCGIVPAALRYLKDTQALKDNDLLRALATAGLFGNVIKTNASISGAEVGCQGEVGSACAMASAAATQLMGGTLRQIEYAAEMGLEHHLGLTCDPVDGLVQIPCIERNACASTRALARAQMSILSDGSHRIPFDEVVEVMKETGHDLPSLYRETSGGGLAKAYNERAR, translated from the coding sequence ATGGAGTCTTTAAGAGAGTTGTACCGTATTGGAGTGGGGCCTTCTTCCAGTCATACAATGGGTCCGCGTATGGCAGCGGAAAGGTTTTTGAAAAAAAATACCGATGCACCCCGGTTCAGGGTTACCCTTTTTGAGAGTCTTGCCGCTACAGGCAAGGGGCATCTCACTGACTGGGCTGTTCTCAGCGTACTGGGCAATGAAAAGACTGAACTGGTCTGGAAACCGGAAGATAAAATGCCTGAACATCCGAATGGGATGTTGTTCGAGGCGTTGGACAGTTCTGGATCAGTAGTAGACCGTTGGAAAGTATACAGTGTCGGTGGCGGAGCCATTCGTGAGGAAGGCGTTTCCGTATCTGCTGTGGAAAAGGTTTACGGACTGGGCACTATTGCTGAAATTATGGCCCATTGCGAAAACAAAGGCATTACCTATTGGGAATATGTTGAGCAGTGTGAAGGCCCTGAAATCTGGGATTTCCTGCGTGAAGTATGGGAAGTGATGGAAGCGTCCCTCGAGCGCGGTCTTGAAGCAGAAGGCGTGCTGCCCGGCTCTATCGGATTGCGTAGGCAGGCCAAGTCTTATTTCCGCCGCACAAAGCTTGCCGGACCGGATATGCAGTTGACCGGTATGACTACCGCTTATGCTCTCGCTGTTTCCGAAGAGAATGCCGGTGGCGGTGAGATTGTGACTGCACCGACCTGTGGCTCCTGCGGTATAGTTCCGGCAGCCCTGCGTTACCTCAAGGATACTCAGGCCCTTAAGGATAATGATCTGCTCCGCGCATTGGCTACTGCCGGTCTTTTTGGAAATGTGATTAAAACCAATGCCTCAATTTCCGGGGCGGAGGTCGGCTGTCAGGGAGAGGTCGGTTCGGCCTGCGCCATGGCTTCCGCCGCCGCTACACAGCTCATGGGTGGAACTTTGCGTCAGATAGAATATGCGGCGGAGATGGGGCTTGAACATCATTTGGGCCTGACCTGTGATCCCGTGGACGGATTGGTTCAGATTCCCTGTATTGAACGTAATGCCTGTGCTTCCACCCGTGCTCTTGCCCGTGCCCAGATGTCTATCCTTTCAGACGGTTCCCACCGTATCCCGTTTGATGAGGTTGTGGAAGTGATGAAGGAGACCGGGCATGATCTGCCCAGCCTTTACCGTGAGACATCCGGTGGCGGTCTGGCAAAAGCTTATAATGAGCGTGCCAGGTAA
- a CDS encoding dipeptide ABC transporter ATP-binding protein: MSENILEIENIKRHYPISNGMFSLSKATVKAVNGISLEVKEGETLGLVGESGCGKSTLARLLTGLEKPDDGNIKFKGKKLSDWTAKERSTMIQMVFQDPYSSLNPRQRIGKIISESMRIHKSGSKDEIQQRVEELLVQVGLRPEHHKRYPHEFSGGQRQRVAIARAIAMNPDLIICDEPVSALDVSVQAQVLNLLKSIQQKFGLSYVFISHDLSVVSHISDRVAVMYLGRLMEITSSEELYRNPHHPYTQTLLDAVPVPDPELQKEEIIISGDMPSPISPPAGCPFHPRCPKAMNICSQEQPKLKETAIGHKTACHLY; this comes from the coding sequence ATGAGTGAAAACATACTGGAAATAGAAAACATAAAACGCCACTACCCGATCAGCAACGGAATGTTCTCCTTGTCCAAGGCTACGGTTAAAGCTGTTAACGGAATCTCACTTGAAGTAAAAGAAGGCGAAACCCTCGGCCTTGTAGGCGAATCAGGTTGCGGTAAATCCACTCTTGCCCGATTACTGACCGGGCTTGAAAAACCGGATGACGGCAACATAAAATTTAAAGGAAAAAAACTTTCGGACTGGACCGCAAAAGAACGCAGCACCATGATCCAGATGGTCTTTCAGGATCCATACTCTTCGCTTAATCCGCGCCAGCGAATAGGTAAAATCATTTCCGAATCCATGCGCATCCACAAATCCGGCAGCAAAGATGAAATTCAACAACGGGTGGAGGAACTGCTGGTTCAGGTCGGCTTAAGGCCGGAGCATCACAAACGATACCCCCATGAATTTTCCGGCGGGCAGCGCCAGCGCGTTGCAATTGCCAGAGCAATCGCCATGAATCCGGACCTTATAATCTGTGATGAACCTGTTTCCGCACTGGATGTATCCGTGCAGGCACAGGTCCTCAACCTGCTCAAATCGATTCAGCAGAAATTCGGCCTGAGCTACGTTTTCATTTCCCATGATCTTTCGGTGGTCAGCCACATCAGTGACCGGGTAGCCGTCATGTATCTCGGCCGGCTCATGGAAATTACCTCATCCGAAGAACTGTATCGCAACCCGCACCATCCGTACACGCAAACCCTTCTTGATGCCGTCCCGGTCCCGGACCCAGAACTACAGAAGGAAGAAATAATCATCAGCGGAGATATGCCCAGCCCCATTTCACCCCCGGCTGGGTGCCCTTTTCACCCCCGCTGCCCTAAGGCAATGAATATTTGTTCGCAAGAGCAACCGAAACTCAAAGAAACCGCAATCGGACATAAAACAGCCTGTCATCTCTATTGA